A region from the Drosophila mauritiana strain mau12 chromosome 2L, ASM438214v1, whole genome shotgun sequence genome encodes:
- the LOC117150353 gene encoding LOW QUALITY PROTEIN: glycerol-3-phosphate dehydrogenase, mitochondrial (The sequence of the model RefSeq protein was modified relative to this genomic sequence to represent the inferred CDS: substituted 1 base at 1 genomic stop codon), whose translation MSKLGAILAQSAVHLSEHRQLLSQAFLSSITYQRSRVKVRGNHCCTMKVVPSRAEHVNALKAEEFDVLVIGGGAVGCGCAVDAACRGLKTALIEAEDFASGSSSRTSKLIDGSGSYLGTALREKDVEQLYIMLQMMSERVTMLKNAPHLNRIQPMIIPIYSFLQMPCTWLGLKVYDWISAASNIRGSHIISREATMYEFPLLKTDGLRGGVVYYDGQVDDARMCVALVMTAVALGANVGNHMEVVEIMPQEGCCRVVSVKDRISCEQFYIQSKAVINATGSSTDAIRQMDKEGTAPILLPTLETXVSLPRYFGSGHYGLLSPAQKNDDLTVYMVPFENHMVLGSREVDLDEVSSRGSPTPEPDDVDCLLEAAKKRMDPCVELGRCHVLSAWTAIKASVSCPTDKENDDDKRGTPLNSYMIEVSPDGLITLAGGRWSSYRVMAADAVDLAIKSCGLCDDHVTSSWTQDLKLDGAESWCCMLPLEFVQDYGVPMDVAHHISDSYGYNGHALFSQAPDMKKRLHPSFPYIEAEIQYAMRNEYACTLVDIIARRLRIAFVDAAATLHMLPRILKIMAAEKGWDEDEQKEQMVAAQEFLVRQMGLGSIVQPRSTSKSKPKKKGSSEGCCCRAAVRKGARSYSMEISRKICIHPLVQHRSMSSMFLPLMTSLSYGLGR comes from the exons ATGTCCAAGTTGGGCGCCATCCTGGCGCAAAGTGCTGTTCATCTTAGCGAACATCGTCAGCTTTTGAGCCAGGCCTTCTTATCGTCTATCACCTATCAGCGGAGCAGGGTTAAAGTTCGCGGAAACCACTGTTGCACAATGAAGGTGGTGCCATCTCGCGCGGAGCACGTAAATGCACTAAAGGCCGAGGAGTTCGACGTCCTGGTGATCGGAGGAGGAGCCGTGGGTTGTGGTTGTGCTGTAGACGCAGCGTGTCGTGGTCTTAAAACCGCCTTAATTGAGGCGGAGGATTTTGCAAGCGGCTCTAGTTCGCGAACCAGTAAGCTGATCGATGGCAGTGGTTCATATCTGGGCACTGCCCTCCGGGAGAAGGATGTCGAGCAGCTGTACATTATGCTGCAAATGATGAGTGAACGGGTGACCATGCTGAAGAACGCTCCGCATCTGAACCGGATTCAGCCCATGATCATACCCATCTACAGTTTTTTGCAGATGCCCTGCACCTGGCTGGGATTGAAG GTTTATGACTGGATATCTGCAGCCTCGAATATCCGTGGATCGCACATCATCTCCAGGGAGGCCACCATGTATGAGTTTCCGCTGCTAAAAACCGATGGGCTTCGCGGTGGTGTCGTCTACTATGATGGTCAGGTGGACGATGCCCGGATGTGCGTGGCATTGGTGATGACCGCAGTGGCCCTGGGCGCTAATGTGGGCAACCACATGGAGGTGGTGGAGATCATGCCACAGGAGGGCTGCTGCCGAGTTGTAAGCGTTAAGGACAGGATCTCCTGCGAGCAGTTCTACATTCAGTCCAAGGCAGTGATCAATGCCACTGGCTCCAGCACTGATGCCATCCGGCAGATGGACAAGGAGGGAACCGCACCGATTCTGTTGCCCACTCTGGAAACCTAAGTATCCCTGCCCCGTTACTTTGGTTCCGGACACTACGGTTTGTTGAGTCCAGCTCAGAAAAATGATGATCTCACTGTTTATATGGTACCGTTTGAGAACCACATGGTTCTAGGCAGTCGCGAGGTGGACCTGGATGAAGTGTCTAGCCGTGGAAGTCCCACTCCCGAACCAGATGACGTGGACTGTCTGCTAGAAGCAGCCAAGAAAAGGATGGATCCCTGCGTGGAGCTGGGGCGCTGCCACGTTCTTAGTGCCTGGACGGCCATCAAGGCCAGTGTGAGCTGTCCAACCGACAAAGAGAATGACGATGACAAGCGTGGAACACCGCTCAATAGCTACATGATCGAGGTTAGTCCCGACGGTCTTATCACGCTGGCCGGCGGACGATGGAGCAGTTACCGCGTAATGGCGGCCGATGCCGTCGATTTGGCAATTAAATCTTGTGGACTGTGCGACGATCACGTGACCTCGAGTTGGACACAGGACTTGAAGTTAGACGGAGCCGAATCATGGTGTTGCATGCTGCCGCTGGAATTCGTGCAGGACTACGGTGTGCCCATGGACGTGGCGCATCATATTTCCGATTCCTATGGGTACAATGGACATGCTTTGTTCTCTCAGGCTCCTGATATGAAGAAGCGCCTTCATCCGAGCTTCCCCTATATAGAGGCAGAGATTCAGTATGCCATGCGAAACGAGTACGCCTGCACCCTTGTGGACATCATCGCCCGACGGCTGCGCATAGCCTTCGTGGATGCGGCCGCCACGCTGCACATGCTGCCCAGAATTCTCAAGATCATGGCCGCCGAGAAGGGTTGGGATGAGGATGAGCAAAAGGAGCAGATGGTGGCGGCCCAGGAGTTTCTGGTGCGCCAAATGGGTCTGGGATCAATAGTCCAACCCAGGAGCACCAGCAAGAGCAAGCCGAAAAAGAAGGGCTCCTCGGAGGGATGTTGCTGCCGGGCGGCAGTTCGCAAGGGGGCCAGGAGCTACTCGATGGAAATATCAAGAAAGATTTGCATTCATCCCTTGGTCCAACATAGATCCATGTCTAGCATGTTCTTGCCCCTCATGACGAGCTTAAGTTATGGACTCGGACGCTAA
- the LOC117142252 gene encoding E3 ubiquitin-protein ligase NRDP1, giving the protein MGFDLNCIVGNVDEELICPICTDVLEEPVQSSECEHAFCRACIDKWMIQKQICPVDRSGLLNSHLVPVSRLMRNMLSRLKIKCIFSQSGCSQMLALEEFRTHVAACEHNPKVVVECSKGCGMKVPKDEMSRHNCVFELRELVEKLVKEVSDLKLKNADMEEQNSSQRREMELFQYYIAALRSTNPMLRNIGEQLDRFSLMQWGNGLRLATVHTWGSLISTPDNPMHLMVRDVLRESGCPMHMLNMLVDRCHEDRWPEGLMTLDDRRENQHLMSQYVTRLVPGLVTGKPCVVVLGGDNTHMPENLRPILGLVMIFVDGVNEMVQPPLSDIEFM; this is encoded by the exons ATGGGCTTTGATCTAAACTGCATTGTGGGTAACGTTGACGAGGAGCTCATCTGTCCAATTTGCACAGATGTCCTGGAGGAGCCGGTCCAGTCATCGGAATGCGAGCACGCCTTCTGTCGCGCCTGCATCGACAAGTGGATGATCCAGAAGCAGATTTGCCCGGTGGACCGCTCCGGCCTACTGAACTCACATCTGGTGCCCGTTTCGCGCCTCATGCGCAACATGCTCTCCCGGCTTAAGATCAAGTGCATCTTCTCGCAAAGCGGTTGTTCCCAAATGCTGGCCCTTGAGGAGTTCCGGACCCACGTGGCCGCCTGCGAGCATAATCCCAAGGTGGTTGTCGAGTGCAGCAAGGGATGCGGAATGAAG gTTCCCAAGGACGAGATGTCGCGCCACAACTGTGTGTTCGAACTGCGCGAGCTGGTGGAGAAACTGGTGAAAGAGGTTTCCGATCTGAAGCTGAAGAATGCCGATATGGAGGAGCAGAACTCCAGCCAGCGCCGAGAGATGGAGCTGTTCCAGTACTATATCGCAGCACTGCGATCGACCAATCCCATGCTGCGCAACATTGGCGAACAGCTGGACCGCTTCTCGCTGATGCAGTGGGGCAATGGACTCCGTCTGGCCACCGTCCACACTTGGGGCAGTCTGATCTCCACTCCGGACAATCCCATGCACCTGATGGTGCGCGACGTTTTGCGTGAAAGCGGCTGTCCGATGCATATGCTCAATATGCTGGTTGACCGTTGCCACGAGGATCGCTGGCCCGAGGGTCTGATGACGTTGGACGATCGCCGCGAGAATCAACATCTTATGAGTCAGTATGTCACCCGATTGGTGCCCGGTCTGGTCACCGGCAAGCCGTGTGTGGTTGTGCTGGGCGGCGACAACACCCACATGCCGGAGAATCTGCGCCCCATTCTCGGACTGGTCATGATCTTCGTCGACGGTGTGAATGAGATGGTACAGCCACCGCTGTCTGACATCGAGTTTATGTAA